The nucleotide window GCCAGTTTCTCTCGTGGCAGTTTTCCATAAGCTGATCGATCGCATGAAGTGGGCATTCAGCACGCATCAGTGTTCCTTTCACCATCGACTGAAATGAAAACAATATTTAGGGGTCCTGTTAGCAGAATCAAGAGATATTGGTTCTATCTACCTGTAACAGTTCATCAGGTGTGGAAATCATTCCGCCCCACCTATTTATTTTTGCTGGAGGAAGACTGGCAGACCACCTTGCAATTTCCCTTTCCTCTTGTCTAACTATACCTACATCTTGCATAGGTCCGCATTTCAGTAAACCAAGAATATTATGAATCACGCGTATTTCCCTCTTATTCTCTGCTATTTGTAACTTCTGTATAACCATCTCACGTTTCATGTCCATGAGCTTCTGTTCCTGCGAGTGTATGATGCTCCTGAGTTCCCTGACACAATTGTGATCTTTCAGCTCGTTCTTAGGAATAACAACATTGCACCCTTGTTCACAAAGCATGGGTCTGTCAGGATTATATTCACATTTTTCCAAATGTGAGACCAAATTATCCAGCT belongs to Megalopta genalis isolate 19385.01 chromosome 1, iyMegGena1_principal, whole genome shotgun sequence and includes:
- the elgi gene encoding E3 ubiquitin-protein ligase NRDP1 elgi isoform X2, with translation MGFDMTRFQGEVDQELICAVCSGVLEDPVQAPECEHTFCRTCITEWIKRQATCPLDRTPIDSTQLRVAPRILRKLLARLSISCDNVMHGCQEIVKLDNLVSHLEKCEYNPDRPMLCEQGCNVVIPKNELKDHNCVRELRSIIHSQEQKLMDMKREMVIQKLQIAENKREIRVIHNILGLLKCGPMQDVGIVRQEEREIARWSASLPPAKINRWGGMISTPDELLQSMVKGTLMRAECPLHAIDQLMENCHERNWPSGLRSLETRQKHKRLYSGYVCKRLPGKQAVVVLHYDNKHMPAFMMAQPGLVMIFAHGIE
- the elgi gene encoding E3 ubiquitin-protein ligase NRDP1 elgi isoform X3, yielding MLQAPECEHTFCRTCITEWIKRQATCPLDRTPIDSTQLRVAPRILRKLLARLSISCDNVMHGCQEIVKLDNLVSHLEKCEYNPDRPMLCEQGCNVVIPKNELKDHNCVRELRSIIHSQEQKLMDMKREMVIQKLQIAENKREIRVIHNILGLLKCGPMQDVGIVRQEEREIARWSASLPPAKINRWGGMISTPDELLQSMVKGTLMRAECPLHAIDQLMENCHERNWPSGLRSLETRQKHKRLYSGYVCKRLPGKQAVVVLHYDNKHMPAFMMAQPGLVMIFAHGIE
- the elgi gene encoding E3 ubiquitin-protein ligase NRDP1 elgi isoform X1, with the protein product MGFDMTRFQGEVDQELICAVCSGVLEDPVQVSNMLQAPECEHTFCRTCITEWIKRQATCPLDRTPIDSTQLRVAPRILRKLLARLSISCDNVMHGCQEIVKLDNLVSHLEKCEYNPDRPMLCEQGCNVVIPKNELKDHNCVRELRSIIHSQEQKLMDMKREMVIQKLQIAENKREIRVIHNILGLLKCGPMQDVGIVRQEEREIARWSASLPPAKINRWGGMISTPDELLQSMVKGTLMRAECPLHAIDQLMENCHERNWPSGLRSLETRQKHKRLYSGYVCKRLPGKQAVVVLHYDNKHMPAFMMAQPGLVMIFAHGIE